In Solenopsis invicta isolate M01_SB chromosome 13, UNIL_Sinv_3.0, whole genome shotgun sequence, one DNA window encodes the following:
- the LOC105202208 gene encoding uncharacterized protein LOC105202208, which produces MYWVFLGLLSTAIAAQNSYDLETRAVSFPGKPSSLGPLYSPGLSAAQGFRDNSYEDNAVTPTPSPTPIYRTSNQQPLYRKPTSSPIDRDYTQAIRVGPPPRGSSRGGQSQLGPNGPTQEELEEEKEEPDRLSLLLPQSRFDCVNKQTGYYADEDLNCEVFHYCQDNAKHSWICPEGFTFHQVHLICMPPSGDISCQKSSQYHFVNEYLYKPLNLQEAETKPNVTLRYSERYYPSDIYTDEREVGDYQITPTPAPVRRPAPQVLVSPQPSLNSIPTAARPQPTGLPQFRFPVNQVFRSPEEVNIPLQHRRPQQQHQVLRRFPQVQVRPDEDDYE; this is translated from the exons ATGTATTGGGTGTTCCTAGGATTGCTCAGCACCGCTATTGCGGCGCAGAATTCTTACGATTTAGAAACTAGAGCTGTTTCGTTTCCCGGAAAGCCAAGTAGCTTAGGACCACTTTATTCGCCCGGGTTAAGTGCGGCCCAGGGATTCCGTGATAACAGTTACGAGGACAATGCAGTGACACCCACGCCATCGCCGACGCCAATCTATAGGACTTCTAATCAACAACCG TTATATCGCAAGCCAACGTCATCACCGATAGATCGCGATTACACTCAAGCTATTCGCGTTGGTCCTCCACCACGTGGCTCCTCTCGGGGCGGGCAGTCCCAGTTAGGTCCCAACGGACCTACTCAGGAGGAACTCgaagaggagaaggaagagCCCGATCGTCTCAGCCTTCTTCTACCCCAAAGCAGATTCGACTGCGTTAACAAGCAAACCGGTTACTACGCTGATGAGGACCTCAACTGCGAGGTCTTCCATTATTGTCAAGACAACGCCAAGCACTCGTGGATCTGTCCTGAGGGCTTCACTTTCCATCAG GTACATTTAATCTGCATGCCACCCAGCGGTGATATCAGCTGCCAGAAGAGCTCACAATATCATTTCGTCAACGAGTATTTGTATAAGCCGCTGAATCTTCAAGAAGCCGAGACCAAGCCCAATGTAACTTTAAGATACAGCGAGAGGTATTACCCCTCGGACATTTACACAGACGAGAGGGAGGTCGGCGATTATCAGATCACTCCTACGCCCGCTCCGGTGCGTCGTCCTGCTCCACAG GTCCTTGTGAGTCCACAGCCAAGTTTGAATAGCATCCCTACGGCGGCTCGTCCTCAGCCCACAGGACTCCCGCAGTTTCGTTTCCCGGTGAATCAGGTATTTCGCAGCCCCGAAGAAGTCAACATCCCCCTTCAGCACAGACGGCCGCAGCAGCAGCACCAAGTTCTCAGACGGTTTCCTCAAGTTCAAGTCCGACCTGATGAAGACGACTACGAATAG
- the LOC105202211 gene encoding zinc finger protein 260 isoform X2, producing the protein MKGNMIIFNEFGRCAATSEKCPNCEQPANASFSRLVKDSCGHTKCRMCLLYEEHGCKLCQTESCVKGKDAEDYLKSHIANGELNGAQKSPDEEIVLPLELVINKDFKSKEDSSVNLNSAESGSDIYENTTFDNNEESYESVTNDAITTDKSSQTYIPRIESYDVALNIQNHLRSDSDCDLKDSQNPHVKDDNQEKAKISKDPEKEKSKIVRFHNRNHIITVPGVPEKYKCNVCCKIFRNKKGKCYHDACVTGVKPYQCTLCDKSFVKRSHFEYHERVHRGYKPYKCNLCEKAFPQQNKLNRHMFSHSKEKRFVCPKCNKRYSKKDDLKIHLHIHNTTAVLKCQSCDKSFCILTNLKRHMQTHTNERPHRCDQCNKGFKDKSLLIRHKRTHGKERPFSCAHCNKVFLSKSELRRHLTVHSDEKPFSCEYCQTLFRRKDNLKRHIRHHHNEDFDCEVRKTPTVIEANQSCAAKSSQPRQKQKPKRAQPKSTGKVTVTVTNSREQINSRLDSMGNITPVIRATNEVSNAVPVINGPINIRRLEDSTDREIFTYIKPIPIAEAVVLNRRIEEKLYPQSASSHNYFVDSCLKDGNSKVNSYPNNNLVSRENHDFTATTSSQIEALVPRVAVDQKDPTVDVYEKRIERCEKEKSDQSEDENAKENEGNREERRNFNDPSQDLNTVSFRESHCVSTIKKHITQQSQGYPSKNSTNNSNLDATNHTLLPKNSQNSCEKKQSDIHWRRRIAEKLKPC; encoded by the exons TCGAGACTCGTGAAAGACAGTTGTGGTCATACCAAGTGCCGAATGTGCCTGCTGTACGAGGAGCATGGATGTAAACTCTGTCAGACTGAATCCTGCGTAAAAGGAAAAGATGCTGAAgattatttaa AATCTCACATCGCAAACGGAGAGCTGAATGGAGCACAAAAGTCACCAGATGAGGAGATTGTGCTGCCATTAGAATTGGTCATCAATAAAGATTTCAAATCTAAGGAAGATTCTTCAGTCAATTTGAACTCCGCCGAAAGTGGATCTGATATCTATGAGAACACCACTTTTGACAACAACGAAGAGTCGTACGAATCTGTGACAAATGATGCAATCACTACTGATAAATCCAGCCAAACATACATTCCAAGAATAGAGTCCTATGATGTAGCGTTGAACATTCAGAACCACTTGAGAAGTGATAGTGATTGTGATTTGAAGGATTCACAGAATCCGCATGTAAAAGAT GATAATCAAGAGAAAGCGAAAATCAGTAAAGATCccgaaaaagaaaagagtaaaaTTGTTAGATTTCATAATCGTAATCACATAATAACAGTGCCAGGTGTTCCAGAAAAATACAAATGCAATGTGTGCTGTAAGATCTTCCGCAACAAGAAGGGCAAATGCTATCACGATGCCTGTGTAACAGGTGTCAAGCCTTATCAGTGTACCCTGTGTGACAAGAGCTTTGTTAAACGTTCTCACTTCGAATATCATGAGAGAGTTCACAGGGGATACAAGCCATACAAGTGCAACTTGTGTGAAAAGGCCTTCCCTCAGCAGAATAAGCTCAATAGACATATGTTTTCTCACAGCA aggAGAAGCGCTTTGTCTGTCCCAAATGCAATAAGCGCTACAGTAAGAAGGATGATTTAAAGATCCACTTACACATACACAACACGACGGCTGTGCTCAAATGCCAATCCTGCGACAAATCTTTTTGCATATTAACTAATCTGAAACGCCACATGCAAACACATACAA ACGAACGGCCACATCGTTGCGATCAGTGCAACAAGGGCTTCAAAGACAAATCTTTGTTAATACGACACAAACGGACCCATGGAAAAGAAAGACCTTTTTCCTGCGCTCACTGTAACAAGGTTTTTCTGTCAAAAAGCGAATTGAGACGACACTTAACTGTGCATTCAG ACGAGAAACCGTTTTCCTGCGAATACTGCCAGACGTTGTTTAGACGTAAGGACAACTTGAAGCGACACATCAGGCACCATCACAATGAAGACTTCGATTGCGAGGTACGCAAAACACCAACAGTTATCGAAGCGAATCAATCTTGTGCAGCAAAGAGCAGTCAGCCACGGCAGAAACAGAAGCCGAAAAGGGCACAGCCGAAGAGCACCGGTAAAGTCACTGTGACAGTCACCAACTCTCGCGAACAGATTAACTCACGACTCGACTCCATGGGCAACATCACGCCTGTGATAAGAGCCACCAACGAAGTGAGTAATGCGGTGCCGGTGATCAACGGGCCCATCAACATCAGGAGGCTAGAGGACAGCACCGACAGGGAGATATTTACGTACATAAAGCCAATCCCGATCGCCGAGGCAGTGGTACTTAACCGTCGAATCGAGGAGAAGTTGTATCCACAAAGTGCCAGTAGCCACAATTACTTTGTAGACAGCTGTCTTAAAGACGGAAACTCCAAGGTGAACTCGTATCCCAATAATAATTTGGTGTCTCGAGAAAATCACGATTTTACAGCGACTACATCTTCACAAATCGAGGCACTCGTTCCAAGAGTAGCAGTGGATCAGAAGGATCCCACGGTTGACGTTTACGAGAAGAGGATTGAAAGATGCGAAAAGGAAAAGAGTGATCAGAGTGAAGACGAGAATGCGAAAGAGAATGAAGGCAATCGTGAAGAAAGAAGGAACTTCAACGATCCCTCTCAGGATCTGAACACCGTTTCTTTCCGAGAATCTCACTGCGTCTCTACGATCAAGAAACATATTACACAGCAATCGCAGGGATATCCGAGCAAAAACTCaacaaataatagtaatttGGACGCAACGAATCACACGTTACTGCCGAAGAATTCTCAGAACAGTTgtgaaaaaaaacaaagtgataTACATTGGAGACGTAGAATTGCGGAGAAGCTGAAGCCGTGCTGA
- the LOC105202211 gene encoding zinc finger protein 260 isoform X1, which produces MKGNMIIFNEFGRCAATSEKCPNCEQPANASFSRLVKDSCGHTKCRMCLLYEEHGCKLCQTESCVKGKDAEDYLKESHIANGELNGAQKSPDEEIVLPLELVINKDFKSKEDSSVNLNSAESGSDIYENTTFDNNEESYESVTNDAITTDKSSQTYIPRIESYDVALNIQNHLRSDSDCDLKDSQNPHVKDDNQEKAKISKDPEKEKSKIVRFHNRNHIITVPGVPEKYKCNVCCKIFRNKKGKCYHDACVTGVKPYQCTLCDKSFVKRSHFEYHERVHRGYKPYKCNLCEKAFPQQNKLNRHMFSHSKEKRFVCPKCNKRYSKKDDLKIHLHIHNTTAVLKCQSCDKSFCILTNLKRHMQTHTNERPHRCDQCNKGFKDKSLLIRHKRTHGKERPFSCAHCNKVFLSKSELRRHLTVHSDEKPFSCEYCQTLFRRKDNLKRHIRHHHNEDFDCEVRKTPTVIEANQSCAAKSSQPRQKQKPKRAQPKSTGKVTVTVTNSREQINSRLDSMGNITPVIRATNEVSNAVPVINGPINIRRLEDSTDREIFTYIKPIPIAEAVVLNRRIEEKLYPQSASSHNYFVDSCLKDGNSKVNSYPNNNLVSRENHDFTATTSSQIEALVPRVAVDQKDPTVDVYEKRIERCEKEKSDQSEDENAKENEGNREERRNFNDPSQDLNTVSFRESHCVSTIKKHITQQSQGYPSKNSTNNSNLDATNHTLLPKNSQNSCEKKQSDIHWRRRIAEKLKPC; this is translated from the exons TCGAGACTCGTGAAAGACAGTTGTGGTCATACCAAGTGCCGAATGTGCCTGCTGTACGAGGAGCATGGATGTAAACTCTGTCAGACTGAATCCTGCGTAAAAGGAAAAGATGCTGAAgattatttaa AAGAATCTCACATCGCAAACGGAGAGCTGAATGGAGCACAAAAGTCACCAGATGAGGAGATTGTGCTGCCATTAGAATTGGTCATCAATAAAGATTTCAAATCTAAGGAAGATTCTTCAGTCAATTTGAACTCCGCCGAAAGTGGATCTGATATCTATGAGAACACCACTTTTGACAACAACGAAGAGTCGTACGAATCTGTGACAAATGATGCAATCACTACTGATAAATCCAGCCAAACATACATTCCAAGAATAGAGTCCTATGATGTAGCGTTGAACATTCAGAACCACTTGAGAAGTGATAGTGATTGTGATTTGAAGGATTCACAGAATCCGCATGTAAAAGAT GATAATCAAGAGAAAGCGAAAATCAGTAAAGATCccgaaaaagaaaagagtaaaaTTGTTAGATTTCATAATCGTAATCACATAATAACAGTGCCAGGTGTTCCAGAAAAATACAAATGCAATGTGTGCTGTAAGATCTTCCGCAACAAGAAGGGCAAATGCTATCACGATGCCTGTGTAACAGGTGTCAAGCCTTATCAGTGTACCCTGTGTGACAAGAGCTTTGTTAAACGTTCTCACTTCGAATATCATGAGAGAGTTCACAGGGGATACAAGCCATACAAGTGCAACTTGTGTGAAAAGGCCTTCCCTCAGCAGAATAAGCTCAATAGACATATGTTTTCTCACAGCA aggAGAAGCGCTTTGTCTGTCCCAAATGCAATAAGCGCTACAGTAAGAAGGATGATTTAAAGATCCACTTACACATACACAACACGACGGCTGTGCTCAAATGCCAATCCTGCGACAAATCTTTTTGCATATTAACTAATCTGAAACGCCACATGCAAACACATACAA ACGAACGGCCACATCGTTGCGATCAGTGCAACAAGGGCTTCAAAGACAAATCTTTGTTAATACGACACAAACGGACCCATGGAAAAGAAAGACCTTTTTCCTGCGCTCACTGTAACAAGGTTTTTCTGTCAAAAAGCGAATTGAGACGACACTTAACTGTGCATTCAG ACGAGAAACCGTTTTCCTGCGAATACTGCCAGACGTTGTTTAGACGTAAGGACAACTTGAAGCGACACATCAGGCACCATCACAATGAAGACTTCGATTGCGAGGTACGCAAAACACCAACAGTTATCGAAGCGAATCAATCTTGTGCAGCAAAGAGCAGTCAGCCACGGCAGAAACAGAAGCCGAAAAGGGCACAGCCGAAGAGCACCGGTAAAGTCACTGTGACAGTCACCAACTCTCGCGAACAGATTAACTCACGACTCGACTCCATGGGCAACATCACGCCTGTGATAAGAGCCACCAACGAAGTGAGTAATGCGGTGCCGGTGATCAACGGGCCCATCAACATCAGGAGGCTAGAGGACAGCACCGACAGGGAGATATTTACGTACATAAAGCCAATCCCGATCGCCGAGGCAGTGGTACTTAACCGTCGAATCGAGGAGAAGTTGTATCCACAAAGTGCCAGTAGCCACAATTACTTTGTAGACAGCTGTCTTAAAGACGGAAACTCCAAGGTGAACTCGTATCCCAATAATAATTTGGTGTCTCGAGAAAATCACGATTTTACAGCGACTACATCTTCACAAATCGAGGCACTCGTTCCAAGAGTAGCAGTGGATCAGAAGGATCCCACGGTTGACGTTTACGAGAAGAGGATTGAAAGATGCGAAAAGGAAAAGAGTGATCAGAGTGAAGACGAGAATGCGAAAGAGAATGAAGGCAATCGTGAAGAAAGAAGGAACTTCAACGATCCCTCTCAGGATCTGAACACCGTTTCTTTCCGAGAATCTCACTGCGTCTCTACGATCAAGAAACATATTACACAGCAATCGCAGGGATATCCGAGCAAAAACTCaacaaataatagtaatttGGACGCAACGAATCACACGTTACTGCCGAAGAATTCTCAGAACAGTTgtgaaaaaaaacaaagtgataTACATTGGAGACGTAGAATTGCGGAGAAGCTGAAGCCGTGCTGA
- the LOC105202209 gene encoding U4/U6 small nuclear ribonucleoprotein Prp31 isoform X2: MSLADELLADLEENDDTDAFMEEPEPKFIPTSVSKVLEEEIKVSSVRELAKLRDSQQLQQIMLQIEKYSKVPRRSTDIIGPVESDPEYQLIVEANNMAVKIDNEIAIIHRFTRDKYSKRFPELESLVVGPLEYVMTVRELGNDLDRAKNNETLQQFLTQATIMVVSVTASTTQGQLLTEEEKEAICEACDMAVELNNCKSKIFEYVESRMAFIAPNLSIIVGASTAAKIMGVAGGLTKLSKMPACNLLVLGSQKTTLSGFSQVTTLPHTGFIYYSEIVQETPPDLRRKAARLVASKSMLAARVDSCHESTDGHIGQMLREEIEKKLDKLQEPPPVKFVKPLPKPIDPGRKKRGGKRVRKMKERYAITEFRKHANRMNFADIESDAYQEDLGYTRGTIGKAGTGRIRLPQIDEKTKVRISKALQKNLQKQQQWGGSTTVKKQVSGTASSVAFTPLQGLEIVNPQAAEKKVNEANAKYFSNTAGFLKVKKTCILQKERDDTDARSLPLP, encoded by the exons ATGTCTTTGGCTGACGAACTTCTTGCCGATCTCGAGGAGAATGATGACACGGACGCTTTTATGGAGGAGCCGGAACCGAAGTTTATTCCGACTTCGGTTTCTAAAGTCCTGGAAGAAG AGATAAAAGTATCCTCCGTTCGAGAGTTGGCCAAGTTACGGGATTCACAACAGTTGCAGCAGATTATGTTGCAGATTGAAAAATACAGCAAAGTGCCCAGAAGGTCAACCGATATTATAGGACCTGTGGAATCTGATCCCGAGTATCAATTGATAGTTGAAGCTAATAATATGGCAGTAAAAATTGATAACGAAATAG CTATTATACATAGATTTACAAGAGATAAGTACTCAAAAAGATTTCCAGAATTGGAATCCCTAGTGGTAGGACCGTTAGAATATGTGATGACTGTTAGAGAATTGGGCAATGACCTGGATAGAGCCAAAAATAATGAGACTTTACAACAGTTTCTTACCCAAGCCACAATTATGGTTGTTTCTGTAACAGCGTCAACTACTCAAGG CCAATTATTGACAGAAGAGGAGAAAGAAGCTATTTGTGAAGCTTGTGATATGGCAGTagaattaaacaattgtaaatcGAAGATATTTGAATATGTGGAAAGCAGAATGGCGTTTATCGCGCCAAACTTGTCGATAATTGTTGGCGCATCGACAGCTGCCAAGATTATGG gTGTCGCAGGTGGTCTGACGAAACTTTCTAAGATGCCAGCTTGTAATCTTTTAGTTCTAGGATCCCAGAAAACCACGCTTTCTGGATTTTCGCAAGTTACCACCTTGCCTCATACTGGATTTATATATTACTCTGAAATTGTACAAGAAACTCCTCCT gaTCTACGGAGGAAAGCAGCAAGGCTGGTGGCGTCAAAGAGCATGCTGGCGGCGCGAGTAGACTCATGTCACGAGAGCACGGATGGTCACATCGGCCAGATGCTACGCGAAGAGATCGAAAAAAAGCTGGATAAGCTGCAAGAGCCGCCGCCCGTCAAGTTCGTGAAGCCATTGCCAAAACCGATCGATCCCGGTCGAAAGAAGCGCGGTGGTAAACGCGTCCGCAAGATGAAAGAACGCTACGCGATCACGGAATTCAGGAAGCACGCAAACAGGATGAACTTTGCGGAC ATCGAGAGCGATGCCTATCAAGAAGACCTTGGCTATACTCGAGGGACGATCGGCAAAGCCGGCACTGGTCGAATCAGGCTGCCGCAAATTGACGAGAAAACGAAAGTCAGGATATCCAAGGCACTTCAGAAAAATCTGCAGAAGCAACAGCAATGGGGAGGTAGCACCACCGTCAAGAAACAGGTCTCCGGAACTGCTTCCAGCGTGGCTTTCACTCCTTTACAA GGTCTTGAAATTGTCAATCCGCAAGCGGCAGAGAAAAAGGTGAACGAGGCAAACGCAAAATATTTCTCTAACACAGCTGGTTTCCTAAAAGTCAAgaaaac GTGCATCCTGCAAAAGGAGCGCGATGATACGGACGCGAGGAGTCTCCCACTACCTTGA
- the LOC105202209 gene encoding U4/U6 small nuclear ribonucleoprotein Prp31 isoform X3 yields the protein MSLADELLADLEENDDTDAFMEEPEPKFIPTSVSKVLEEEIKVSSVRELAKLRDSQQLQQIMLQIEKYSKVPRRSTDIIGPVESDPEYQLIVEANNMAVKIDNEIAIIHRFTRDKYSKRFPELESLVVGPLEYVMTVRELGNDLDRAKNNETLQQFLTQATIMVVSVTASTTQGQLLTEEEKEAICEACDMAVELNNCKSKIFEYVESRMAFIAPNLSIIVGASTAAKIMGVAGGLTKLSKMPACNLLVLGSQKTTLSGFSQVTTLPHTGFIYYSEIVQETPPDLRRKAARLVASKSMLAARVDSCHESTDGHIGQMLREEIEKKLDKLQEPPPVKFVKPLPKPIDPGRKKRGGKRVRKMKERYAITEFRKHANRMNFADIESDAYQEDLGYTRGTIGKAGTGRIRLPQIDEKTKVRISKALQKNLQKQQQWGGSTTVKKQVSGTASSVAFTPLQGLEIVNPQAAEKKVNEANAKYFSNTAGFLKVKKTTS from the exons ATGTCTTTGGCTGACGAACTTCTTGCCGATCTCGAGGAGAATGATGACACGGACGCTTTTATGGAGGAGCCGGAACCGAAGTTTATTCCGACTTCGGTTTCTAAAGTCCTGGAAGAAG AGATAAAAGTATCCTCCGTTCGAGAGTTGGCCAAGTTACGGGATTCACAACAGTTGCAGCAGATTATGTTGCAGATTGAAAAATACAGCAAAGTGCCCAGAAGGTCAACCGATATTATAGGACCTGTGGAATCTGATCCCGAGTATCAATTGATAGTTGAAGCTAATAATATGGCAGTAAAAATTGATAACGAAATAG CTATTATACATAGATTTACAAGAGATAAGTACTCAAAAAGATTTCCAGAATTGGAATCCCTAGTGGTAGGACCGTTAGAATATGTGATGACTGTTAGAGAATTGGGCAATGACCTGGATAGAGCCAAAAATAATGAGACTTTACAACAGTTTCTTACCCAAGCCACAATTATGGTTGTTTCTGTAACAGCGTCAACTACTCAAGG CCAATTATTGACAGAAGAGGAGAAAGAAGCTATTTGTGAAGCTTGTGATATGGCAGTagaattaaacaattgtaaatcGAAGATATTTGAATATGTGGAAAGCAGAATGGCGTTTATCGCGCCAAACTTGTCGATAATTGTTGGCGCATCGACAGCTGCCAAGATTATGG gTGTCGCAGGTGGTCTGACGAAACTTTCTAAGATGCCAGCTTGTAATCTTTTAGTTCTAGGATCCCAGAAAACCACGCTTTCTGGATTTTCGCAAGTTACCACCTTGCCTCATACTGGATTTATATATTACTCTGAAATTGTACAAGAAACTCCTCCT gaTCTACGGAGGAAAGCAGCAAGGCTGGTGGCGTCAAAGAGCATGCTGGCGGCGCGAGTAGACTCATGTCACGAGAGCACGGATGGTCACATCGGCCAGATGCTACGCGAAGAGATCGAAAAAAAGCTGGATAAGCTGCAAGAGCCGCCGCCCGTCAAGTTCGTGAAGCCATTGCCAAAACCGATCGATCCCGGTCGAAAGAAGCGCGGTGGTAAACGCGTCCGCAAGATGAAAGAACGCTACGCGATCACGGAATTCAGGAAGCACGCAAACAGGATGAACTTTGCGGAC ATCGAGAGCGATGCCTATCAAGAAGACCTTGGCTATACTCGAGGGACGATCGGCAAAGCCGGCACTGGTCGAATCAGGCTGCCGCAAATTGACGAGAAAACGAAAGTCAGGATATCCAAGGCACTTCAGAAAAATCTGCAGAAGCAACAGCAATGGGGAGGTAGCACCACCGTCAAGAAACAGGTCTCCGGAACTGCTTCCAGCGTGGCTTTCACTCCTTTACAA GGTCTTGAAATTGTCAATCCGCAAGCGGCAGAGAAAAAGGTGAACGAGGCAAACGCAAAATATTTCTCTAACACAGCTGGTTTCCTAAAAGTCAAgaaaac TACCAGCTAA
- the LOC105202209 gene encoding U4/U6 small nuclear ribonucleoprotein Prp31 isoform X1 codes for MSLADELLADLEENDDTDAFMEEPEPKFIPTSVSKVLEEEIKVSSVRELAKLRDSQQLQQIMLQIEKYSKVPRRSTDIIGPVESDPEYQLIVEANNMAVKIDNEIAIIHRFTRDKYSKRFPELESLVVGPLEYVMTVRELGNDLDRAKNNETLQQFLTQATIMVVSVTASTTQGQLLTEEEKEAICEACDMAVELNNCKSKIFEYVESRMAFIAPNLSIIVGASTAAKIMGVAGGLTKLSKMPACNLLVLGSQKTTLSGFSQVTTLPHTGFIYYSEIVQETPPDLRRKAARLVASKSMLAARVDSCHESTDGHIGQMLREEIEKKLDKLQEPPPVKFVKPLPKPIDPGRKKRGGKRVRKMKERYAITEFRKHANRMNFADIESDAYQEDLGYTRGTIGKAGTGRIRLPQIDEKTKVRISKALQKNLQKQQQWGGSTTVKKQVSGTASSVAFTPLQGLEIVNPQAAEKKVNEANAKYFSNTAGFLKVKKTVPLVEIRMDNTRLHPPSKKCTCNLGNDYESAVQCVHRLSLR; via the exons ATGTCTTTGGCTGACGAACTTCTTGCCGATCTCGAGGAGAATGATGACACGGACGCTTTTATGGAGGAGCCGGAACCGAAGTTTATTCCGACTTCGGTTTCTAAAGTCCTGGAAGAAG AGATAAAAGTATCCTCCGTTCGAGAGTTGGCCAAGTTACGGGATTCACAACAGTTGCAGCAGATTATGTTGCAGATTGAAAAATACAGCAAAGTGCCCAGAAGGTCAACCGATATTATAGGACCTGTGGAATCTGATCCCGAGTATCAATTGATAGTTGAAGCTAATAATATGGCAGTAAAAATTGATAACGAAATAG CTATTATACATAGATTTACAAGAGATAAGTACTCAAAAAGATTTCCAGAATTGGAATCCCTAGTGGTAGGACCGTTAGAATATGTGATGACTGTTAGAGAATTGGGCAATGACCTGGATAGAGCCAAAAATAATGAGACTTTACAACAGTTTCTTACCCAAGCCACAATTATGGTTGTTTCTGTAACAGCGTCAACTACTCAAGG CCAATTATTGACAGAAGAGGAGAAAGAAGCTATTTGTGAAGCTTGTGATATGGCAGTagaattaaacaattgtaaatcGAAGATATTTGAATATGTGGAAAGCAGAATGGCGTTTATCGCGCCAAACTTGTCGATAATTGTTGGCGCATCGACAGCTGCCAAGATTATGG gTGTCGCAGGTGGTCTGACGAAACTTTCTAAGATGCCAGCTTGTAATCTTTTAGTTCTAGGATCCCAGAAAACCACGCTTTCTGGATTTTCGCAAGTTACCACCTTGCCTCATACTGGATTTATATATTACTCTGAAATTGTACAAGAAACTCCTCCT gaTCTACGGAGGAAAGCAGCAAGGCTGGTGGCGTCAAAGAGCATGCTGGCGGCGCGAGTAGACTCATGTCACGAGAGCACGGATGGTCACATCGGCCAGATGCTACGCGAAGAGATCGAAAAAAAGCTGGATAAGCTGCAAGAGCCGCCGCCCGTCAAGTTCGTGAAGCCATTGCCAAAACCGATCGATCCCGGTCGAAAGAAGCGCGGTGGTAAACGCGTCCGCAAGATGAAAGAACGCTACGCGATCACGGAATTCAGGAAGCACGCAAACAGGATGAACTTTGCGGAC ATCGAGAGCGATGCCTATCAAGAAGACCTTGGCTATACTCGAGGGACGATCGGCAAAGCCGGCACTGGTCGAATCAGGCTGCCGCAAATTGACGAGAAAACGAAAGTCAGGATATCCAAGGCACTTCAGAAAAATCTGCAGAAGCAACAGCAATGGGGAGGTAGCACCACCGTCAAGAAACAGGTCTCCGGAACTGCTTCCAGCGTGGCTTTCACTCCTTTACAA GGTCTTGAAATTGTCAATCCGCAAGCGGCAGAGAAAAAGGTGAACGAGGCAAACGCAAAATATTTCTCTAACACAGCTGGTTTCCTAAAAGTCAAgaaaac AGTCCCACTAGTTGAAATACGGATGGATAATACCCGACTACATCCACcaagtaaaaaatgtacttGTAATCTTGGAAATGATTACGAGTCCGCAGTGCAATGTGTACATCGCTTATCACTGCGTTAG